Proteins encoded by one window of Candidatus Obscuribacterales bacterium:
- a CDS encoding HNH endonuclease has translation MSKVLVLNASYEPLNICSWRRAVVLLLKGKAEQIEHNGKVIYTDFPLPSVIRLRNYVKIPYKEISLSRRNVMHRDNYTCQYCGVRKHDLTIDHITPRSRGGIDAWDNVVAACLRCNVKKGDRTPKEADMPLKITPRRPLSHVYFEISKHTATGEWQWKKYIIGA, from the coding sequence TTGTCTAAAGTACTTGTATTAAATGCCTCATATGAACCTCTAAACATTTGTAGTTGGCGCCGTGCCGTTGTCCTTCTCCTGAAGGGTAAGGCTGAGCAAATTGAACACAACGGCAAAGTCATTTACACGGATTTCCCTCTGCCTTCGGTAATCCGGTTGAGGAATTACGTCAAAATCCCGTATAAAGAAATCAGCTTATCCCGGCGCAATGTAATGCACCGGGATAATTACACGTGCCAGTACTGCGGTGTCCGCAAGCACGACCTGACTATAGACCACATTACGCCTCGCAGCCGGGGCGGAATAGATGCCTGGGACAACGTTGTTGCTGCCTGCTTGCGCTGCAATGTGAAAAAAGGCGACAGGACGCCAAAAGAAGCGGACATGCCGCTTAAGATAACTCCTCGCAGACCGCTTTCTCACGTCTATTTTGAAATCTCGAAACATACAGCCACCGGCGAGTGGCAGTGGAAGAAGT
- the tsf gene encoding translation elongation factor Ts: MSTMVEISATMVKELRERSGAAMMDCKKALVETSGDFEKAFEWLRQKGVAVAQKKSARSASEGLVVAKVADNGKTGSIAEINCETDFVARNDEFVQLTKDLVELALAEKAASADDLLNKSIKGIKVSDYITERIAKTGENIIVRRAASVDLGGKHGVIGLYVHALGGKMGALVAIESNKDLNGAALGDTAKDLAMHIVSAKPQFVSRNEIPADVIENEKRIESGKADLAEKKPEMREKIVQGRVDKLMAERCLLEQPFVKDPSQTIAQFLAKKGSEIGAELKPTSFVMFILGESEA, translated from the coding sequence ATGAGCACAATGGTAGAAATTTCCGCCACCATGGTTAAAGAGTTGCGCGAGAGATCCGGCGCAGCAATGATGGATTGCAAAAAAGCACTGGTAGAAACATCCGGTGATTTTGAAAAAGCCTTCGAGTGGCTTCGCCAAAAAGGCGTAGCTGTTGCCCAGAAGAAGTCTGCTCGCAGCGCTTCTGAAGGTTTGGTGGTAGCTAAGGTTGCCGACAACGGCAAAACAGGATCAATCGCTGAAATCAATTGCGAAACAGACTTCGTTGCTCGCAACGATGAGTTCGTTCAATTGACCAAAGACTTGGTTGAATTGGCTCTTGCTGAAAAGGCCGCTTCTGCAGATGATCTTTTGAACAAATCAATCAAAGGCATCAAAGTCTCGGACTACATCACTGAAAGAATCGCCAAAACAGGTGAAAACATCATCGTCAGACGCGCAGCTTCCGTTGATCTCGGTGGCAAGCACGGCGTTATTGGACTTTACGTCCATGCTCTGGGCGGCAAAATGGGTGCTCTTGTAGCAATTGAAAGCAACAAGGACTTGAATGGCGCAGCACTAGGCGACACGGCTAAGGACTTGGCTATGCACATTGTTTCTGCCAAACCACAATTTGTCAGCCGCAATGAAATTCCAGCAGACGTTATCGAAAACGAGAAGCGTATTGAATCTGGTAAAGCCGACTTGGCTGAGAAAAAGCCTGAAATGCGCGAGAAGATTGTTCAAGGTCGCGTGGATAAGCTAATGGCAGAGCGCTGTCTCTTAGAGCAGCCTTTTGTTAAGGATCCAAGCCAAACGATCGCACAGTTTTTGGCCAAGAAAGGTTCCGAAATTGGAGCCGAACTCAAGCCTACAAGCTTTGTGATGTTCATTCTCGGCGAAAGCGAA
- the rpsB gene encoding 30S ribosomal protein S2 → MSQATMRQLLEAGVHFGHQTRRWNPKMRPYIFGERNGIYIIDLEQTSRALEKACDFIKKSASERKNIVFVGTKKQAADIVEEEAKRAGAHYVNRRWLGGMLTNFETIRLRINRLKELEEMRDTGEFYRRPKKEVAVLNRELTKLEKTLGGLKNMRGKPDILFIIDQKRELIAVTEAQKLGITTVGIIDTNCDPDGINYVIPGNDDSIRSIKLITGKIADAIIEGREGSGISPIIDAERITVADTAQVPELVPVGGAAIHLDEKDQAMVDSIEDEMST, encoded by the coding sequence TTGTCACAAGCAACTATGAGACAACTATTGGAAGCCGGCGTCCACTTCGGACACCAGACCAGACGCTGGAACCCAAAAATGCGCCCGTATATTTTCGGTGAGCGCAACGGCATTTACATCATCGACCTCGAACAGACCTCACGTGCTCTAGAAAAAGCATGCGATTTCATCAAGAAGTCTGCCTCCGAGCGCAAGAACATTGTTTTCGTCGGCACCAAGAAGCAAGCTGCCGATATAGTCGAAGAAGAAGCAAAAAGAGCAGGTGCTCACTACGTCAACCGCCGCTGGTTGGGTGGCATGCTCACCAACTTCGAAACCATTCGTCTGCGCATTAACCGCTTGAAAGAGCTGGAAGAAATGCGTGACACCGGCGAATTTTATCGCCGCCCCAAGAAAGAAGTTGCCGTTTTGAACCGCGAATTGACCAAGCTCGAGAAGACCTTGGGTGGATTGAAGAACATGCGCGGCAAACCGGACATCTTGTTCATTATCGATCAAAAGCGTGAGTTAATCGCTGTCACCGAAGCTCAAAAGCTCGGCATCACCACAGTAGGAATCATCGATACCAACTGCGATCCGGACGGCATCAACTACGTAATTCCAGGCAACGATGACTCTATTCGTTCCATCAAATTGATCACCGGCAAAATTGCTGATGCCATCATCGAAGGACGCGAAGGATCCGGCATTAGCCCAATCATCGACGCCGAAAGAATAACAGTTGCAGACACAGCTCAAGTACCTGAGTTGGTTCCAGTCGGTGGAGCAGCAATTCACCTCGATGAGAAAGACCAAGCAATGGTCGACTCCATCGAAGATGAGATGAGCACTTAA